The following DNA comes from Candidatus Bathyarchaeota archaeon.
CCTCGCCCATTTTTGAGGCGAGTCTCCTCATATATGCAAGGGCGTGGCATGGCTCCAAGGCGGGGATGATCCCTTCCACTCTGGAGAGTTCTAGAAAAGCTTCTAAAGCTTCA
Coding sequences within:
- a CDS encoding tryptophan synthase subunit beta (catalyzes the formation of L-tryptophan from L-serine and 1-(indol-3-yl)glycerol 3-phosphate), producing EALEAFLELSRVEGIIPALEPCHALAYMRRLASKMGEEEIVVVTLSGRGDKDVEVVAEKMGVKI